Proteins from one Malaya genurostris strain Urasoe2022 chromosome 2, Malgen_1.1, whole genome shotgun sequence genomic window:
- the LOC131430998 gene encoding uncharacterized protein LOC131430998, producing MNIFLIISCCVVIVLQGTSGQQLAPADVIESVLNTLSGALQLAKNLPKTIKSLRQNQLLKDTDLIREMASVILSSLNVTSVAINNLAAIEEIKQDSGKSNAIADIQAAVSSLAIPVIQLQNTLQDIEVKGMRLELNVRLELLEKTLENNVLKVQAEVMKVDRVKF from the exons atgaatatttttctgattatcaGTTGTTGTGTAGTAATTGTTTTGCAG GGTACCAGCGGCCAGCAACTAGCTCCAGCGGATGTGATCGAAAGCGTACTGAACACTTTGTCCGGAGCATTACAATTGGCGAAAAATCTCCCGAAAACTATCAAATCGTTGCGACAGAACCAACTCTTGAAGGATACTGATTTAATCCGGGAAATGGCGAGTGTAATTCTTAGCTCGCTGAATGTAACGTCAGTCGCGATCAACAATCTCGCTGCCATCGAGGAAATCAAGCAGGACTCCGGGAAGTCGAATGCAATTGCCGACATCCAAGCGGCAGTTTCCTCATTGGCCATTCCGGTGATTCAGCTACAGAACACTTTGCAGGACATAGAGGTCAAGGGTATGCGCTTGGAACTCAACGTGAGACTGGAGCTGTTGGAGAAGACACTGGAGAATAATGTGCTTAAAGTTCAGGCAGAAGTGAtgaaagtcgatcgagtaaaatTTTGA
- the LOC131430999 gene encoding uncharacterized protein LOC131430999 has protein sequence MRPIVTFVVVILCVMKITSTVSLGESPTDQILKVENSVGKILLSLNKLRGNLKEALAAGRIVNPKSIITTASGVVQELTETSNITETLLQHSQYEQYRTITSSLRIIHNTCARLAIELEKVIPIVESGTFSDELLEKTVNINQQMDVGHNLLKRYLQILIETS, from the exons ATGAGACCAATTGTGACTTTCGTGGTGGTTATTCTCTGTGTAATGAAG ATCACATCGACGGTGAGTTTAGGAGAGAGTCCAACCGATCAAATATTAAAAGTTGAGAACTCTGTCGGTAAAATTTTACTGAGTCTCAATAAACTCAGGGGCAATCTGAAAGAGGCGCTTGCAGCGGGACGGATCGTCAATCCAAAGTCGATAATCACAACTGCCAGTGGCGTGGTGCAAGAATTAACGGAAACCAGCAACATAACCGAGACACTGCTTCAGCATTCCCAGTATGAGCAGTACCGCACAATCACTTCGTCGTTGAGGATTATTCATAACACCTGCGCCAGATTGGCTATCGAATTGGAAAAGGTCATCCCGATCGTCGAGTCTGGTACTTTCTCGGACGAACTGCTAGAGAAAACTGTCAACATTAATCAACAAATGGACGTCGGCCACAATTTGCTAAAAAGATACCTGCAAATACTAATCGAAACATCCTGA